A region from the Wansuia hejianensis genome encodes:
- a CDS encoding helix-turn-helix domain-containing protein — translation MGNEFGRNIKDFRKIHGIKQEVLANEIGCSVGYISNVESGKRIPSLPMAAKIAKALGTSLDLLLREDYLEHADTYKELIQRLEHYPSKNQQEICTFFLHNLDFLESYNRW, via the coding sequence ATGGGGAATGAATTTGGACGAAATATCAAAGATTTTCGGAAAATACACGGGATAAAACAAGAGGTTTTAGCGAATGAAATTGGTTGTTCCGTTGGTTACATATCAAATGTTGAATCCGGAAAAAGAATCCCCAGTTTACCGATGGCAGCTAAAATTGCAAAGGCACTTGGTACTTCTTTGGATTTGCTGTTACGCGAAGATTACCTAGAACACGCAGATACATATAAAGAATTAATTCAGAGGCTGGAGCATTATCCGTCGAAAAATCAGCAAGAAATCTGTACTTTTTTTCTTCATAACCTTGATTTTTTAGAGAGCTATAATCGATGGTAG
- a CDS encoding tyrosine-type recombinase/integrase: MSRIYVKDLACYKNANAGQRRAALKRLSPDNYFDLDLLPTEGLKEEWRKYLTFRGEQLSLGSIRAELWPYHVLCRFLKEVYPGLERFLDEELLQMQKQLKKWMMKNGYNLTQSRYRRELGKKIVERSQIPRSLDSIYDFLSIEEMIETEKDVWNLEELGFPVRNNPVHRLQSLNFRGIAQKGIRVEVKRAAAATLHYLAAATVQQQLRAVKRLAEFLQVRYPKVQSLLEMTRDQWEDYLVFLNTEVSGKKSFRSELSSLKSLIETVGKVYENSSLSQVILAGDIPAREGLTPRNGYTDRELQKLNEEITQLQEQIARVLILHQILANRISETLTLKQDCLVKRNGHMMVQIFEVKTQRTCYKPVNQDTIALLQKAIEYTRRKYGNTEYVFVNDRHPNEPMNYAYIQYHLMKMIQEKDLKTDQGQLFGVWTHKFRHSFAKRMTEMHVDDCTIAELLGHRGTQAVRYYRKFGNQALADETREVRSSIDDILSIIVKDW, encoded by the coding sequence ATGAGCCGAATTTATGTAAAAGATCTGGCATGTTATAAAAATGCGAATGCGGGACAACGTCGGGCAGCATTAAAACGGCTCTCGCCTGACAATTATTTTGATTTGGATTTGCTTCCAACGGAGGGTCTAAAGGAGGAGTGGAGAAAATATCTTACGTTTCGAGGTGAGCAGTTATCACTCGGTAGTATTCGGGCGGAACTCTGGCCATACCATGTGCTTTGTCGTTTTCTAAAAGAAGTATATCCAGGATTGGAAAGATTTCTGGATGAGGAATTACTACAAATGCAGAAACAGTTAAAGAAATGGATGATGAAAAACGGGTATAACCTGACGCAAAGCAGATATCGCCGTGAATTGGGGAAAAAGATAGTGGAGCGGTCGCAGATTCCCCGATCTCTGGATAGCATATATGATTTTTTATCAATAGAAGAAATGATTGAAACGGAAAAGGATGTCTGGAATTTGGAGGAATTGGGATTTCCGGTCCGGAATAACCCGGTGCACCGTTTGCAAAGTCTAAATTTTCGTGGAATTGCACAGAAAGGAATCCGTGTTGAAGTAAAACGTGCTGCAGCAGCTACTTTGCATTATCTGGCCGCTGCGACGGTTCAGCAACAACTGCGTGCAGTGAAACGTCTGGCAGAGTTTTTGCAGGTGAGGTATCCGAAGGTTCAATCTTTGTTAGAGATGACAAGGGATCAATGGGAAGATTATCTTGTGTTTCTCAATACGGAGGTAAGTGGAAAAAAATCGTTCCGATCAGAATTATCGAGCTTAAAGAGCTTAATCGAGACAGTTGGGAAAGTTTATGAGAACTCTTCGTTATCGCAGGTGATATTGGCGGGGGACATACCGGCCAGAGAAGGGCTAACACCAAGGAATGGATATACGGATCGGGAATTGCAGAAGCTAAACGAGGAAATCACGCAGCTGCAGGAGCAGATTGCCAGGGTGCTGATTTTACATCAGATACTTGCGAATCGAATATCCGAAACCTTGACTTTAAAACAAGATTGCCTGGTGAAACGAAATGGTCATATGATGGTACAGATTTTTGAAGTTAAAACACAGCGTACCTGCTATAAACCGGTCAATCAGGATACCATTGCATTATTGCAAAAAGCAATAGAATATACGAGACGTAAATATGGGAACACCGAGTATGTTTTTGTGAATGATAGACATCCGAACGAACCTATGAATTATGCATATATTCAGTATCATTTGATGAAAATGATACAAGAAAAAGACTTGAAAACGGATCAGGGACAGCTGTTTGGCGTGTGGACACATAAATTCCGCCATAGTTTTGCAAAGCGGATGACAGAGATGCATGTGGACGATTGTACAATAGCTGAATTGCTGGGACATAGGGGGACGCAGGCAGTGCGCTATTACCGTAAGTTTGGAAACCAGGCGTTGGCGGATGAAACCAGAGAGGTCAGAAGTTCCATAGACGATATATTATCAATTATTGTAAAGGACTGGTAG
- a CDS encoding DUF6262 family protein: MGNKYDEMVAVNQAISEEKTRLALQVIQEMVQENAEITIKELQERTGLSRAFFYKNGKVRRALEKARQESDQVPAMKPQQVILNRAMEKQLQIMMRRMKQLQEENEALRVENMLWKATIENAKIGH, translated from the coding sequence ATGGGAAATAAATACGATGAAATGGTAGCCGTGAATCAGGCGATAAGTGAGGAAAAAACGAGACTGGCTTTGCAGGTCATTCAGGAGATGGTGCAGGAAAATGCGGAGATTACAATAAAAGAATTACAGGAGCGAACCGGGTTATCCAGGGCATTTTTTTATAAAAATGGCAAGGTGAGAAGAGCATTGGAAAAAGCGCGGCAGGAGAGCGATCAGGTTCCGGCCATGAAGCCGCAACAGGTAATTTTAAACCGCGCAATGGAGAAACAACTGCAAATTATGATGCGTCGGATGAAGCAGCTTCAGGAAGAAAATGAAGCGTTAAGAGTGGAAAATATGCTTTGGAAGGCAACAATCGAAAATGCAAAAATAGGGCACTAA
- a CDS encoding ABC transporter ATP-binding protein produces MELLKVEDLTFTYPRQARDAGEAAPALEHVSFQVQEGEFIVVCGESGCGKTTLLKLLKRELAPHGEQSGRIWFRGVPQEELSDREAACEIGYVLQNPENQTVTDKVWHELAFGLENMGVPTPVIRRRVAEMACFFGIDDWFRKKTTELSGGQKQLLNLASVMAMQPRLLILDEPTSQLDPIAASDFINTLMKINKDLGLTILLTEHRLEEVFPVADRVFIMDQGRLLLAEPPREAGRDLKQLNGDHKMLLGLPSALRIYHGLDAADAECPLTVRDGRNFLAANYENRIRRLERKPLDAEAEAERPVAMRMKDICFRYERDLPDVLEGVALQVYEGEIVSILGGNGAGKTTLLSVISGVNKPYRGKIEIFGKRIQKYSGKELYTGKLASLPQNPQTVFLKMSVREDYREIQKVMNYSDREMERKIEETAELLGISRLLNRHPYDLSGGEQQKAAIGKILLLQPRFLLLDEPTKGIDAWSKRQLQELLKDLKGQGITVLMVTHDVEFAAGVSDRCGLFFDHEITSLDTPEEFFCNNNYYTTAANRIARQQYDNAVTCEEVIELCRRNGRKPAAGGKTEGEKPGGGRGELADGKRGMRYGA; encoded by the coding sequence ATGGAATTACTTAAAGTCGAAGATCTGACATTTACCTATCCCCGGCAGGCGCGGGATGCCGGAGAGGCTGCCCCGGCCCTGGAACACGTTTCCTTTCAGGTGCAGGAGGGGGAGTTCATCGTGGTCTGCGGGGAATCCGGCTGCGGCAAGACGACGCTTTTGAAGCTCCTGAAGCGGGAGCTGGCGCCCCACGGGGAGCAGAGCGGGCGCATCTGGTTCCGCGGCGTGCCCCAGGAGGAGCTTTCCGACCGGGAGGCGGCCTGCGAGATCGGCTATGTGCTTCAGAATCCGGAAAACCAGACGGTCACGGACAAGGTATGGCACGAACTGGCCTTCGGCCTGGAAAACATGGGCGTTCCCACCCCGGTGATTCGCCGCAGGGTGGCGGAGATGGCCTGCTTCTTCGGCATCGACGACTGGTTCCGCAAAAAGACCACGGAGCTGTCCGGCGGCCAGAAGCAGCTGCTGAATCTGGCCTCTGTCATGGCCATGCAGCCCAGGCTGCTGATTCTGGACGAGCCCACCAGCCAGCTGGACCCCATCGCCGCGTCGGATTTTATCAATACGCTGATGAAAATCAATAAGGACCTGGGTCTTACGATTCTTCTGACGGAGCATCGGCTGGAAGAGGTTTTTCCTGTGGCGGACCGGGTATTCATCATGGATCAGGGAAGGCTGCTGCTGGCGGAGCCGCCCAGAGAGGCGGGCCGGGACCTGAAACAGCTGAACGGGGATCACAAGATGCTCCTGGGCCTGCCCAGCGCCCTGCGGATTTATCACGGCCTGGACGCGGCGGACGCGGAGTGTCCCCTGACGGTCCGGGATGGGCGGAATTTTCTGGCGGCCAATTATGAGAACCGGATCCGGCGGCTGGAGAGGAAGCCGCTGGATGCGGAGGCAGAAGCGGAGCGGCCTGTGGCCATGCGGATGAAGGATATCTGCTTCCGCTATGAACGAGACTTGCCGGACGTGCTGGAGGGAGTGGCCCTCCAGGTCTACGAGGGAGAGATCGTGAGCATCCTGGGCGGAAACGGAGCCGGTAAGACGACGCTGCTTAGCGTGATTTCCGGCGTAAATAAGCCCTACCGGGGCAAGATTGAAATTTTCGGCAAGAGAATCCAGAAGTATTCCGGCAAGGAGCTGTATACGGGAAAGCTGGCCTCGCTGCCCCAGAATCCCCAGACTGTCTTTCTCAAGATGAGCGTGCGGGAGGACTATAGAGAGATACAGAAGGTCATGAATTACAGCGACCGGGAGATGGAGCGGAAAATCGAGGAGACAGCGGAGCTGCTGGGAATCAGCCGCCTGCTGAACCGCCATCCCTATGATTTGAGCGGCGGGGAGCAGCAGAAGGCCGCCATCGGGAAAATTCTGCTTTTGCAGCCCAGGTTTTTGCTGCTGGACGAACCCACCAAGGGAATTGACGCCTGGTCCAAGCGCCAGCTCCAGGAGCTTTTGAAGGATTTGAAGGGGCAGGGAATCACGGTTCTGATGGTAACCCACGACGTGGAATTTGCCGCGGGAGTTTCCGACCGCTGCGGTCTGTTTTTCGATCATGAGATTACATCTCTGGATACGCCGGAGGAATTTTTCTGCAACAATAATTATTATACCACCGCCGCCAACCGGATAGCGCGGCAGCAGTATGACAATGCCGTCACCTGTGAGGAGGTCATCGAACTGTGCCGCAGGAACGGCAGAAAGCCTGCCGCGGGCGGGAAAACCGAAGGAGAGAAGCCGGGCGGCGGCCGCGGGGAATTAGCGGACGGAAAACGGGGGATGAGGTATGGAGCGTAA
- a CDS encoding tyrosine-type recombinase/integrase, translating to MKKEMEYRSFVWDSEEIVESKKVYYAGALESCLLSYRQGLPEYQELLEELKTCRQFSRPVHNKVLHFLLIQGIHHIHEIDYKLRQQFDAYLKETHCKKPLEYIKALDCLKLQVIQNRSQNRKFEKPRLAFREEPIFLLYHPDYETAMKFYYLQNKEEAVFDFALSAARKLKKQIFSMLMMALEKKMNRKNRRELYLVPLKKLYLYCAEQGIEDLEALEEEEIEGFRESMDGRVGTKTQIYMQIVDNTRKHLFLCAKETNWEANVWYLERFQMKGERMNPADPVESLRFYGIHDLENRKYLKKYMRYCLGITSKAVHTIRVEHYNICRFLQYCDRKGWKVNSITEKEMGLYFLQLENSKIQAETFNQQVADLHLFFQYLVVKGSREKIPFWNRYYLKKTLPVHYDRVVSEEVLEKLLLHLKYFPEHLRLMYLHLFCLGLRVNEVCCIRGDAYSWNGQDAWLRIYQYKVKVDKQIPIPAVLYRQMVVYIQKHRIGPEEFVFHRKDGRAYHVGTFCVQVKALCQRYGISCGDYIFRSHDYRHRMGTKLYAGGASVQAVRDYLGHVHENMTRQYLDLIPETIDQANENYFQKESSLGNQFLMRKEL from the coding sequence TTGAAAAAGGAGATGGAATATCGCTCTTTTGTATGGGATTCTGAGGAAATCGTGGAATCGAAAAAGGTGTATTATGCGGGCGCCTTGGAGTCCTGTCTACTGAGTTATCGTCAAGGCTTACCGGAATATCAGGAATTGCTGGAGGAACTAAAGACCTGTAGGCAATTCTCACGGCCAGTTCACAATAAGGTGCTGCATTTCCTTCTGATACAGGGGATCCATCATATCCATGAAATTGATTATAAATTGCGGCAGCAATTTGATGCCTATTTAAAGGAAACCCATTGTAAGAAGCCGTTGGAGTATATAAAGGCGCTGGACTGTCTGAAGCTGCAGGTAATCCAAAACAGAAGTCAGAATCGGAAATTTGAAAAACCACGCCTGGCGTTCCGTGAAGAGCCGATCTTTTTGCTTTATCATCCGGATTATGAAACGGCGATGAAATTTTATTATCTCCAAAATAAGGAAGAGGCGGTGTTTGATTTTGCGCTTTCGGCAGCCCGAAAATTAAAAAAACAGATTTTTTCTATGTTGATGATGGCGTTGGAAAAAAAGATGAACCGGAAAAATCGGAGGGAGTTGTATCTCGTCCCGTTAAAAAAATTGTATCTGTATTGCGCAGAACAGGGAATCGAAGATCTGGAAGCGTTAGAAGAGGAAGAGATCGAAGGCTTTCGGGAGAGCATGGATGGTCGTGTGGGAACGAAAACACAGATCTATATGCAGATTGTGGATAACACCCGGAAACACTTATTTCTGTGTGCAAAAGAGACAAACTGGGAAGCCAATGTCTGGTATTTGGAACGGTTTCAGATGAAGGGAGAAAGAATGAATCCGGCTGATCCGGTAGAATCCCTGCGGTTTTATGGAATTCACGATCTGGAAAACCGAAAATATCTGAAAAAATACATGCGCTACTGTCTGGGCATTACATCCAAAGCCGTCCATACGATACGGGTGGAGCATTACAATATCTGCCGGTTTTTGCAGTATTGTGACCGAAAAGGCTGGAAAGTGAATAGTATTACGGAAAAAGAAATGGGACTGTATTTTCTGCAATTAGAAAATTCAAAGATTCAGGCGGAAACCTTTAATCAACAAGTGGCAGATTTGCACTTATTTTTTCAGTATTTGGTAGTAAAAGGATCTCGGGAAAAAATACCTTTTTGGAATCGGTACTATTTGAAAAAGACATTGCCAGTTCATTATGACCGTGTTGTGTCGGAAGAAGTGTTGGAGAAACTTCTTTTACACCTGAAATATTTTCCGGAACATTTGCGGCTTATGTACCTGCATCTGTTTTGTTTGGGCTTGCGGGTAAATGAAGTGTGCTGTATCCGAGGAGATGCGTATAGCTGGAATGGACAAGATGCGTGGCTTCGGATTTATCAGTATAAAGTGAAAGTGGACAAGCAGATACCGATTCCGGCTGTATTGTATAGGCAAATGGTAGTGTATATTCAAAAACATCGAATAGGGCCGGAGGAATTTGTTTTTCATCGGAAGGATGGCAGAGCCTATCATGTGGGAACTTTTTGTGTACAGGTAAAGGCGTTATGTCAGAGGTATGGGATTTCCTGTGGAGACTACATTTTTCGTTCACATGACTATCGGCATAGGATGGGGACGAAGTTGTATGCGGGAGGTGCCTCAGTGCAAGCGGTCAGGGATTATTTGGGGCATGTACATGAAAATATGACCCGGCAGTATCTGGATTTGATTCCGGAGACGATTGATCAGGCGAATGAAAACTATTTTCAAAAAGAAAGTAGTTTAGGAAATCAATTTTTGATGAGGAAAGAATTATGA
- a CDS encoding DUF5702 domain-containing protein produces MKRSSSNQGSITIYLCLVLSVLLSLIFVGLHSACIAAGRTALASGLEQGLYSLFAGYDREMFDTYGLLFMDGGYGTGDLKLEEIYREVQEAAEAVVDPDRLLDIKLERGSLDGYILATDQGGAAFRRQICAVMEKKLGISGIQLLSDTLEDQFGIMKSQEQQKEQAGTEEAECDYEEQKKTAAETAEEREQERKDVEVPPDFENPIEVIQKVRKMGILGLVISDISDLSGYTLGNEELLEDRELQQGMGVVSETKTGLGEKLLLLEYLSEFFPCYTSGEQREGLRYQIEYAIGGKRDDMENLKSVVYRLLAVREASNLMYLCGSPARCAEADEMALIISTILFIPEAYALVSFVLKICWAYGESILDIRELLDGGKIPLLKDDTSWQLSLNSLSGLLIQGDEERHSSEGLDYQWYLRLLLLMKDEDSLTRSLMNLTEYNMRIQGGNPGFCLDTCVESASVTLSARIRSSSFSITRSYGYDMDQ; encoded by the coding sequence ATGAAACGGAGTTCTAGCAATCAAGGCAGTATCACGATATATCTCTGCCTGGTGCTTTCCGTACTTTTGTCGCTGATATTTGTAGGCCTTCATTCTGCCTGTATCGCCGCTGGCCGGACAGCGCTGGCCAGCGGACTGGAACAGGGATTGTATTCACTCTTTGCGGGATATGACAGAGAGATGTTTGATACATATGGGCTTCTTTTTATGGATGGCGGATATGGAACCGGGGATCTGAAGCTGGAAGAAATCTACAGGGAGGTACAGGAAGCGGCGGAAGCAGTCGTTGATCCTGACAGGCTCCTGGACATTAAACTGGAAAGAGGGAGTCTGGACGGATATATTCTGGCGACGGATCAAGGCGGGGCAGCCTTCCGCAGGCAAATCTGCGCGGTAATGGAAAAGAAACTGGGAATTTCGGGAATACAACTGCTTTCAGATACTCTGGAAGATCAATTTGGCATCATGAAAAGTCAGGAACAGCAAAAGGAACAGGCTGGAACGGAGGAGGCAGAGTGCGATTATGAAGAACAGAAAAAAACAGCCGCTGAGACCGCGGAAGAAAGAGAACAGGAAAGGAAGGATGTGGAGGTTCCGCCCGATTTTGAAAACCCGATAGAAGTAATTCAAAAGGTGAGAAAGATGGGGATTTTAGGGCTGGTTATTTCCGACATTTCGGATTTGTCAGGATATACCCTGGGAAATGAAGAGCTGCTGGAAGACAGGGAGCTCCAACAGGGCATGGGTGTCGTGTCTGAAACTAAAACCGGGCTGGGGGAAAAGCTCCTTCTGCTGGAGTATCTGAGTGAGTTCTTCCCCTGCTATACCAGCGGGGAACAGAGAGAGGGACTGCGCTATCAGATAGAGTATGCCATTGGAGGCAAGAGGGATGATATGGAAAATCTGAAAAGTGTCGTTTACCGCCTGTTGGCCGTCCGGGAAGCTTCCAACCTGATGTATTTGTGCGGAAGTCCTGCCAGATGTGCCGAAGCAGATGAAATGGCTTTGATTATCAGCACCATACTGTTCATTCCGGAGGCTTATGCGCTGGTTTCTTTCGTCTTGAAGATCTGCTGGGCGTACGGAGAAAGCATACTGGATATCAGAGAATTGCTGGACGGTGGAAAGATCCCTCTGCTGAAAGATGATACGTCCTGGCAGTTATCGCTAAACTCTCTGTCAGGGCTTTTGATACAGGGGGATGAAGAGCGGCACAGCAGTGAAGGATTAGATTATCAATGGTATCTGAGACTCTTGCTGCTGATGAAAGATGAAGACTCACTTACACGCTCGCTGATGAACCTCACGGAATATAATATGAGAATACAAGGCGGAAATCCCGGGTTTTGCCTGGATACCTGTGTGGAATCGGCGTCGGTTACGCTGTCTGCCAGAATACGCAGCAGTAGTTTTTCCATAACCCGGAGCTATGGATACGACATGGATCAATGA
- a CDS encoding tyrosine-type recombinase/integrase, which translates to MNCYYVETQKEGLRTFYTVRCRLDGKEVPAANQFLMHKLRESCSPNTVKRFAFSISYYLSYLEEKHLTVGLVFGMAYDRQHAHFIEFLHWLRAGKHILEPRKRGPNNSTCNTYLQDIFGWYQFLELENEQFQNLKVLSSHVVTFTNSIGIRFSVARKTFKGYLPEDEHIGRTIEQDQILMLLLHCTNVRDQLLLLLLAETGFRIGEMLGIRYTRDVDYENRTISVRFRENWNGARAKNAEHRRAKLSEETFEVFQFYLSEYRELLKKTEYLFVILTGEDSGKPLKVNTVYAMLRRLEVKTGIKATPHMLRHYFANERRRDGWDLFLISKALGHRQIATTEKYLDVGSDELAEAAEQYYQKHKGMFMADRLL; encoded by the coding sequence ATGAATTGTTATTATGTGGAAACCCAAAAGGAAGGGCTGCGCACCTTTTATACAGTTCGCTGCCGGTTGGATGGAAAAGAGGTGCCGGCTGCCAACCAGTTTCTGATGCACAAATTAAGAGAGAGCTGTTCGCCAAATACCGTGAAACGATTTGCCTTTTCAATATCTTATTATCTATCTTATCTGGAAGAAAAGCATTTGACCGTTGGTTTAGTATTTGGCATGGCATATGACAGACAGCATGCCCATTTCATAGAATTCCTGCACTGGCTCCGAGCAGGAAAGCACATTTTGGAGCCACGAAAGAGGGGACCCAATAATAGCACCTGTAATACATATCTGCAGGACATTTTCGGATGGTATCAGTTTTTAGAGCTGGAAAACGAGCAATTCCAGAATCTTAAAGTGTTATCCAGCCATGTTGTCACTTTTACGAATTCGATTGGCATCCGATTCAGCGTGGCGAGAAAGACGTTCAAGGGTTATCTGCCGGAGGATGAACACATTGGCCGGACGATTGAACAGGATCAGATTCTGATGCTATTGCTTCACTGCACAAATGTACGGGATCAGCTGTTATTGCTTTTGCTGGCGGAGACTGGATTTCGGATCGGAGAGATGCTGGGGATCCGTTATACAAGAGATGTAGATTACGAAAATCGCACGATCTCCGTACGGTTTCGGGAAAACTGGAATGGAGCAAGAGCGAAAAATGCAGAGCATCGGAGAGCGAAACTCAGCGAGGAAACGTTTGAAGTGTTTCAGTTTTATCTATCTGAATATCGTGAACTGTTGAAAAAAACGGAATATCTGTTTGTGATTTTAACAGGAGAAGATAGCGGAAAGCCCCTGAAGGTAAATACGGTTTATGCAATGCTGCGGCGGTTAGAGGTAAAAACGGGTATCAAAGCAACGCCGCATATGCTCCGGCATTATTTTGCCAATGAAAGACGGCGGGATGGCTGGGATTTGTTCTTGATTTCCAAAGCGCTGGGACACCGTCAGATCGCTACGACAGAAAAATATCTGGATGTAGGGAGCGACGAACTGGCGGAGGCGGCGGAGCAATATTATCAGAAGCATAAGGGTATGTTTATGGCGGACCGGTTGCTATAG
- a CDS encoding leucine-rich repeat domain-containing protein, protein MIEENQTGGNPGKRLKERERHYQAANGPVPARAMKNNPRLLAADLCRVSAVKEEAFMNCAALRTVRLGQVSKIERRAFSGCRRLEEIQFPRTLGRLELQAFADNSRLRRADFQKDSRLENLGNEVFSGCVALQELRLPSRLAVIGRRAFYKCTSLEEVEFPITLRELGAESFYQCGLRELELPEGLLAIGEGAFRKCRNLEYAYVPDTVRKIGKWVFHGCQNLKVLEINHDPDEIGEWITNKLCTIRCPKGSRMEEYARDCGVNVEYL, encoded by the coding sequence ATGATAGAGGAAAACCAAACAGGGGGAAACCCGGGAAAAAGATTGAAGGAGCGGGAACGGCATTATCAAGCGGCGAATGGCCCTGTCCCCGCCCGGGCCATGAAGAATAATCCGCGCCTTCTGGCAGCGGATCTTTGCCGTGTGTCCGCTGTAAAAGAAGAAGCCTTTATGAACTGCGCGGCACTGCGGACGGTCCGGCTGGGACAGGTGAGCAAAATCGAACGCCGGGCGTTCAGCGGATGCCGCCGTCTGGAGGAAATTCAGTTTCCCCGAACTCTCGGCCGACTGGAACTCCAGGCCTTTGCGGACAACAGCCGCCTGAGGAGAGCGGATTTTCAAAAAGACAGCCGTCTGGAAAATCTGGGAAACGAAGTGTTTTCCGGATGCGTTGCCCTGCAGGAGCTTCGTCTCCCCTCCAGGCTTGCCGTAATCGGGCGGAGGGCCTTCTATAAATGCACTTCCTTGGAGGAGGTGGAGTTTCCAATCACGTTGCGGGAGCTGGGGGCAGAGAGCTTCTATCAGTGCGGTCTGCGGGAGCTGGAGCTTCCGGAGGGGCTTTTGGCCATTGGCGAGGGGGCTTTTCGGAAATGCCGCAATTTGGAATATGCCTACGTACCGGATACGGTGCGGAAAATCGGAAAATGGGTGTTTCACGGCTGCCAGAACCTGAAAGTGCTGGAGATCAACCATGACCCCGATGAGATCGGGGAATGGATAACCAACAAGCTGTGTACAATCCGCTGTCCGAAGGGAAGCCGGATGGAGGAGTACGCAAGGGACTGCGGAGTGAACGTGGAATATCTATAA
- a CDS encoding ECF transporter S component, with product MERKLPGAEAPVRGKAEAAEPVLERTGVAEDAGENVLENTAPYHFRRVLGWICLVAGVILLIAFGVRLLQDRKYNLVSVMIAFLACVPFYFAYEKREGSIRRMVMIAVMTAIAVLGRLLFGPIPAFKPVSAIVILAGIYMGPESGFLVGSLSAVVSNIFFGQGPWTPFQMLTWGIIGLLSGLPGMRIALRKRLPLAIWGLLAGILYSGIMDIWTVLSLIDGFEFKRYLLALSTAVPYTVTYMVSNVVFLMLTINPIGEKLQRIQVKHGIF from the coding sequence ATGGAGCGTAAATTGCCGGGCGCGGAAGCGCCTGTTCGGGGAAAAGCGGAAGCTGCGGAGCCTGTTCTGGAAAGGACCGGAGTCGCGGAGGATGCCGGAGAGAATGTCCTGGAGAACACCGCGCCCTATCATTTCCGGCGCGTGCTGGGCTGGATCTGCCTGGTAGCCGGGGTGATTTTGTTGATCGCCTTTGGGGTCAGGCTTTTGCAGGACCGTAAATACAATCTGGTGTCGGTGATGATCGCGTTCCTGGCCTGCGTACCCTTTTATTTTGCTTATGAGAAACGGGAAGGGAGTATCCGACGGATGGTGATGATTGCGGTTATGACTGCCATCGCCGTGCTGGGGCGGCTGCTGTTCGGGCCGATTCCGGCATTTAAGCCAGTGTCCGCCATCGTGATTCTGGCCGGTATTTATATGGGCCCCGAATCCGGCTTTCTGGTGGGTTCCCTTTCGGCGGTGGTTTCCAACATCTTTTTCGGACAGGGCCCCTGGACGCCCTTCCAGATGCTGACCTGGGGAATTATCGGGCTTCTGTCAGGGCTGCCGGGCATGCGGATCGCTTTGCGGAAAAGGCTTCCCCTGGCCATATGGGGGCTGCTGGCGGGAATCCTGTATTCGGGCATCATGGATATATGGACGGTGCTGAGCCTGATCGACGGCTTTGAGTTTAAACGGTATCTGCTGGCCCTGTCCACGGCAGTTCCCTATACCGTGACGTATATGGTTTCCAATGTGGTTTTTCTGATGCTGACCATAAATCCTATCGGGGAAAAGTTGCAGCGGATCCAGGTGAAGCATGGAATTTTCTGA